The following is a genomic window from Amycolatopsis australiensis.
GACGTACTCGAAGTACTTCTCCGACGCCGCCGCGACCGACGCTTCCCGCAAGAAGTTCGTCAGCTCCTGCCTCGACATGTTCATCAAGGGCAACATCCCGGCCTCCGGCGGCTACGGCGGCCCGGGCACGGCGGCGGGGATCTTCGACGGCATCGACATCGACTGGGAGTACCCGGGTTCGCCCACCGGGCACGTCGGCAACCACTACAGCGCCGCCGACACGGCGAACTACACCGCGCTGCTCGCGGAGTTCCGCAGCGAGCTGGACGCGTTGGGCGGCAAGCACTACGCGCTGTCGGCCGCGCTGCCCGGCGGCCAGGACAAGATCGCGAAGCTGCAGACCGACAAGATCGGCCAGTACCTGGACTTCGGCAACGCGATGACCTACGACATGCACGGCGCGTGGGACGCGACCGGCCCGACGAACTTCCAGGACCCGCTGTACCCGTCGCCGAACGACCCGTCCGGCACGATCCCGCCGGGCACCGAGAAGTACACGATCGACTCGGTGGTCAAGGACTACCTGCACGGCAGCAGCGCGTACGGCATCGCGGGCGGTTTCCCGGCGTCCAAGCTGACGCTGGGCATCCCGTTCTACTACCGGGGCTGGACCGGTGTGCCCGCCGGGCCGAACCACGGGCTGTACCAGGCGGCGTCCGGTCCGTCGGCCGGGCATCCGTTGAGCGGCAACGTTCCCGGTGTCGCGATGTACAAGGAGCTGTCCGGCGTGGTCGACAACCCGGCGGACACCTACTGGGACCCGGTCACGCAGTCGGCGTGGTTCTACGACGGGACCAACTTCTACGGCGGCTCGTCGGCCCAGTCGATCAGGGCGCGCACGGACTACATCCACTGCACGGGTCTCGGCGGCGCGATGATGTTCTCGCTCTACGACCTGGACCCGGGCTCGACGTTGTTCCACGCGGTGGTCGACGGCCTCGCCGCTTCGACGCCGAACTGCTCGGCACCCCCGCCCACCACGCCCACCACACCCACCACACCGACGACCCCGACCACCCCCACGACTCCGACCACACCCACCACCCCGCCGACGACCACCACCACACCGCCGTCGATCCCCGCGTGGGCACCGAACACGGCCTACGCGGTGGGAGCGAAGGTGACCTACAACGGCGTCACGTACACGTGCCGCCAGGCCCACACGTCACTGGTGGGCTGGGAACCGCCGAACGTCCCGGCCCTCTGGCTCGCAAGCTGAAAGAGGTCGTGAGTGAGAAACAGGGTTCCAACCCTGTTTCTCACTCACGACCTCAGTTGCCGTTGGGGGCGCTGACTCCCGGTGCGGGGGCCTGGGCGTTGCCGGCGATGCCGTAGCGCCCGGCGCCGCCGTCGAGCTGTTCCTTCAGCGCCAGGACGGTGCTCACCCGTCCGGCCGACGTGTCCACGTTGTCCACTGTGGACAAGATCGACGTCGCCGACGTGTCGGCGCGCACGACTCCCAGCGCGCCGGTGCCTTCGGCCGAGCCGGCGTCACCGGCGAGCACGGTGCCGGCGCCGGAGCGGTCGAGCTGCGTGGCGAACCGGGCGATCGTCGCCGCGCGGTCGCCCGCGCCGTCGCCGGTCGCCTGCGCGCCGGTGAGCACGATCGCCAGCTGCGCCGGCTTGACCTCGGGGCCGGCCTTGACGAACCCGCCGTCGGTGAGCCCGCCGATCGCCGCCGCCAGTTCCTCGCCCGACGACTGCGGTTTCGCGGTCGTCTTGTCCAGCAGCAGCACCGAGCCGAGCAGCGCGCCGGCGAGCGTGCCGGAGTCGCCCGCGGTCGGGAACTTCGAGCCGGCCGGCTGCAGCCGCGTGACGACGTCCCGGAGCTGGTCGGCCTTGCCGGGGTCGGCGAACGCGGCCGTCAGCTGGACCTCGCCGGTCACCGACGCCCCGGCCTGCCCGATGAGCTGCTTCAGCGCGTCCCGGTCGGCCGGTCGCGCGTCCTCGGTGGTCACCAGCACCACCGACCGCTTGTCCAGGGCTCCGGCGACGACCTTCGGGCCCATCGAGCCGGCGAACGCGTCGGCGTCGGCCAGCCGGGCGTTGAGCGCGTTGCGCTGCGCCTCGAGGTCGGCGACCTGGTTGCCCAGGTCCTTCTTCTCCCCCGCCAGCCCGGACAGCAGCGTGCCGTTGAGCGCGGTCGAGCCCAGCACGACGCCGACGGCGAGCGCCAGGAAGCAGGCGGCGATGGAAACGACGTGGTAGCGCAGCGATATCACGTGAACAATCCCTTGACCCAGGCGAAGAGCGAGTTCCAGGTGTCCCGGAGCCAGTCCAGGTAGACCGAGCCCACGTCGGACACCAGCAGGGCCGCGGCGACGACCACGACCGCGGCGAGCACGAGCAGGACGACCGCGCCGATCGACACCCGGCTGCGGTGCAGCGTCGCCACGGCCTTGCCGTCGACGAGCTTCGTGCCGAGCTTCAGCCGGGTCAGGAACGTCGACGGGTTCGAGCCGGACCGGCCGTGGTCGAGGAACTCGCGCAGCGTGGCCTGGAAGCCGACCGTGACGACCAGGCTCGCACCGTGCGCGTCGGCCAGCAGCAGCGCGAGGTCTTCGGCGTTGCCCGACGCGGGGAACGTCACCGCGCCGATGCCGAGGTCCTGGATCCGCTCGACGCCCGGAGCGTGCCCATCGGGCTGGGCGGGCACCACGACCTCGCCGCCGCCGCGCAGCGTGGCGGTGCCGATGCCGGTCGGGTCGCCGACGATGACGTCCGGCCGGTGGCCCTGCACGCGCAGGGTGTCGGCGCCGGCGTCGACGCCGATCAGCACCGGCCGGTGCTCGGCGATGTACTTCTTGAGCTTCTTCAGGTCTTCGGCGTGCCCGTTGCCGCCCGCGACGACCAGCACGTGCCGGTCGCGGATCGGGACCTTCAGCTCCGGCACGCCGACGCCGTCGAGGATCAGCGTGCGCTCGCGGCGCAGGAACTCGATGGTGTTCGCCGAGAACGCCTCCAGCTGCGTCGACATCCCGGCCTTGGCCTCGATCATCTGGTCGGCGACGCTCTCGGCGGTCTGCAGGATGCCGGAGGCGACCTGCCGCTCGCCGACGTACACGACGCCGTCGTGCAGCCGCAGCTTCGTGCCGTCCTTGATGGTGCGCAGCAGCTCGCCGCCGACGGAGTCGACGAGCGGGATGCCCGCTCCGATGAGGATCTCGGGGCCCAGGTTCGGGAACCGGCCGGAGATCGACGGGGACGCGTTGACCACGCCCGCGACCTCGGCCTCGACCAGGGCGTCGGCCGTCGCGCGGTCGAGGTCCAGCTGGTCGAGCACGACGATGTCGCCGGGACTGATCCGGCGCAGCAGCTCCCGGGTGCGGCGGTCGACCCGGGCGACCCCGGTGATCCCCGGGAGGGGTTCTTGGTTCCGCGTGAGCAGGCCCGTGAGCTTCATGTGGCCGATGGTGACAAATTTGCTCGTGGGACGAGGCACGCCACGCCGTAGCGCAGGTGACTCGTTGTGGTGACCCGCGCCTCGGTTCAGGCGTCGGACTCCTCCGAAAGGGAGCCGAAACCGAGGTTCAGCCAGGGGCTCGAGGGGTCCTGAAGGAGCTGGTGGTGGACCCGCGCGGCGGCCGCGTACCACTCGCCGAACTCGTCGCCGGCCTGCAGCATGCGGCCCATGACGTACCCCGCCGACAGGTCGGGCCATGACTGGTGGTAGCGGCGGGCGAGCGAACCGGCCTCCAGCACCATCAGCTCGGCTGTCCAGTCGTCACAATAACCGGCCGCCAGGCCCCACCGGGCGATGTTGACCGCGCGCCCGACGTCCCACGCCAACGTCGTGGTGACGAACCCGTCGGTGTCGAGCAGGCCGTCCGCGCGGAACCGCTGCTCGTAGCGCGACACGCGCCGGACGGTGTCCCGCAGCTCGGCTGCCTGGTCTTCGGCGTCGTTCTCCACGCACCACCGGCCGACGAGCTCCGCCCAGGTCAGCGGGTCGAACTCATCGCCGGACAGTCCGTACTCGGCGGCGAACCGCAGGCGCAGCATGAGCACCAGGTTGCCCGGGGTCAGCGCATAGCCGTCGCCGATCAGCTCGGTCATGGTGGCGCGCCAGGCCGGCGGGTCGGGCACGCCCCACCAGTCCCGCAGGCCCCGGACCTCGGCGACGTAGTCGTGGCGGCGCGCGTCGAGGACGTTCCACGGCGCCGCGTTGAGCACGGCCAGGTGGGCGCCGCAGGCGAGCGCGTGCGCGATCGGGCCGTCGAGGTGCCCGTACGGGGCGGTGATCAGCCGTTCGACCTGCTCGTCCAGCGGCGTGACGTCGTCGTGGTGCGCGTCGAGCCACGGCTGCAGGGTCGCGCCCGGCAGCCGCCACTCGCCGCGGGTGCCGCGGTTGAACACGACCCGCTCGTGCCGTCCCACGCCGTCGACCGCCCAGTCCAGCGCGCCGCTCATGGCGACGACGTCCGGGCCGAGGTCGGGCAGCGCGCCGCGGGTGAAGACCTGCAGGAACTCGTCGCCGCCGGTCTCGAAGTAGACGTTCGGGAAGGTCTCCGCCCGCTCGTCGAGGATGCGGTGGGCGTCCAGCCGCCGGATCGGGACGAACAGCTCTTCCCCGGCGAGCAGGCCGAGGTAGCGGTCGAGGTCGCCGTCCCGCCGCGCGGCGGCGAGCTGCGCTTCGACGTCGGCGGGCGGCGGCAGGATCACGGGGCGGCTCCCTCCGCTCGGCCGGTCAGCACGACGAGCTTGCCCGCCGTCCGGTTGTGCTCCAGGTCGTCGTGCGCCTGCCGGATCTCGTCCATCCGGTAGACCTTGGCCGGGCCGAGGCCGGCTTCGCCGGCGGCGATCCGGTCCAGGTACCGCTGGAGGACGGAGGCGGGCAGGTCGTCCGCCTCACCACCATAAGCGGTCAGCCGCACCCCGGCGGGAAGGTAACCGATCAGATAGAAAATCCTTGACGATCCACTGGTTGGACAACATCCCGGTGAAGCAGACGGTGCCGTGCACCCGGGTGGCGCGCAGCGTGTCCGGCAGGGTCGGCGTGCCGACGAGTTCGAGGGCCGCGTCGACGCCTCCGGGCACGATCTCGCGGACCTGTTTCGCGACGTCGCCGTCGTCGAGGAGCGGGTGGTCGACGCCATGCGCGCGCAGGATTTCCAGGCGTTCGGGCTGCCGCGTGGTGGCGAGGACGGTGGCGCCGAGGTCTTTCGCCAGGGTCGCGGTGGCGAAGCCGAGTGCGGAGGTGCCGCCGCGGATCAGCAGCGTCTGGCCGCGCTGGAGGTCGAGGCCGGTGGTGAGCGAGCCGTAGGCGGTCTGGAGGGTCTCGGGGACCTGGCCGATGACGTACCAGGGCAGGTCGGAGCGGAACGGGATGACCTGGCGTTCGGGCACGAGGGTGTATTCGGCGTAGCCGCCGTCGAAGGTGCGGCCCATGCCGCCCATCATGGTGGCGACCTGCTGCCCGGGCGCGAAGCCGCCCCCGGCGTCGACGACACCGACGGCCTCGATGCCGGGCACGCGCGGGAAGGTGACGCCTTCGGCCAGCCCGAGCCGGGTGTGCAGCTCGGACCGGTTGAGCCCGAACGCCTTGACGGCGATCCGCACCCACCCGGGTTTCACCTCCGGTACCGGCAGGTCGGTGAGGTGGAGGTTCTCGACGGGACCGGGTTCCCGGAGCACGACCGCGCGCATCGGAAGTCCTTTCTTCGCAGGCGAACCCCCAGCCGGGCCCGCGGTTCTCGAGGGCGCCCGCCGGGAGACCGATCCTCGGGGCCCTCCGACGGCCGGATCCACCCGCCGGCGGCCGCTCCAGTGCCTTCCGCGCGCAGAACCGGCCCCGGGTGCCCGCCAGGCCCAGCCCGCCCTACGGACCCCGCCAGGCCAGGCCCTCGGGCCGCCGGATCCACCCACCGCTCCGGGTGCCTTGAGTCCGCGGGACCTACCCGGTGCCCGCCGGGCCCGGCCCCTTTCGCCCGCGGGACCGCCACCGGACCGGAGCTCCCGACCACCGGACCCACCCCACCGGCCCGGCCCCGTCCGTCCGCGGGGTCTGGCACCGCCCCGCCGAGCCGGCCCTTCCCAACCTGCCCCGGCGCCGGCCACCTGCCCGCCGGCGCTACTTCTTCTTCGCCGCCCGCTTCCGCTTCGGCTCGAACTCGGCCTTGTCCTTCTCCGCGGTGGCGAGCAATTCCTCGGCGTGCGCGCGGCCGGTCTCGTTGTCCAGCCCGGCCAGCATCCGCGCCAGCTCCGAAACCCGCTCGGTCTGGCTGAGACTCTTCACCCCGCTGCGCGTCACGCCGCCGCTGTGGCCCTTGTCCACCACCAGGTGCTGGTCGGCGAACGCCGCCACCTGCGGCAGGTGCGTCACCACCAGCACCTGGTGCGTGCGCGCCAGCCGGGCCAGCCGGCGGCCGATCTCGACCGCCGCGCGGCCGCCCACTCCCGCGTCGACCTCGTCGAACACCAGGGTCTGGACCGTGTCCGCGTGTGCCAGCACCACCTCGATCGCCAGCATCACCCGCGACAGCTCGCCGCCCGACGCCGCCTTGTGCACCGGCAGCGGCGGCGCGCCGTCGTGGGCCCGCAGCAGCAGCTCGACGTCGTCGACGCCGTCCGGGCCCGCGTGCACCGCGCGGCCGTCGATGGCCAGCGCGTGCGTGTCGCCGTGCTCGGCCGGGCGCTGCTCGACCGTCACCTCGATCGCCGCCTGGCCCATCGCCAGCCCCGACAGCTCGCGCGTGATCTCCGCAGCCAGCGACGCCGCCGCATCTTTGCGTGCCGCCGACACCTCCGCCGCGTGTGCCGCGAGCTGCACCGCGAGCTGGTCGCGGCGCAGCGCCAGCTCGGCCAGCGCCTCTTCCGAGGTGTCCATCGACTCGAGACGGCGTCGCGCGTCGTCGGCCCACGCCAGGACGCCGTCGACGTCCGCCGCGTACTTGCGCGTCAGCCGCTTCAGGTCGGCCTGCCGGGCCAGCACCTTCTCCAGCAGCGCCGGGTCGGCGTCCAGCGTCTCGACGTAGTTGCCCAGCTCGGCCCCGACGTCGGACAGCAGCACCGACGCCTCCTCCAGCCGCGGCGCCAGCTCGCGCAGCACGGCGTCTTCGGACGTCGAGAGCCGCCGCAGCGCCTCCGACACCAGGCCCATCGCGCCCGGGGCGTCCGGGTCGCCGTCCGGCGAGCCCGACACCGCGACGTGCGCCTCGGTCGCGGCCGCGCGCAGCTCGTCGACCGCCGCCAGCCGCTTGATCTGCTCGGTCAGCTCGACGTCCTCGCCCGGTTCCGGCGCGACGGCGTCGATCTCGGTGAGCCCGTGCTTGAGCAGGTCGGCCTGCTGGGCCATCTCCCGCGAGCGCGTCGACCGCTCGGTCAGCTCGGCGATCACCGCGAGCCATTCGGCCCTGATCTCCTGATACGCCCGAAGCGGCTTCGCCACCGCATCGCCGGCGAACCGGTCGATGACCGCGCGCTGCTCGCTCGGGCGCAGCAGCCGCAGCTGGTCGTTCTGCCCGTGCACCGCGATCAGCTGCTCGGACAGCTCCGCGAGCACGCCGACCGGCACCGACCGGCCGCCGAGGTGGGCGCGCGAGCGCCCGTCGACGGCGACCGCGCGCAGCGCGATCACGCTGCCGTCCTCGTCGACGTCGGCACCCGACTCGGCGACGATCCGCTCGGCGCCTTCGACGCCGGAATAGGTGAACCGCCCTTCGACGAACGCCTTCAGCATCCCCGTCCGGACCTTGGACACCTCGGCCCGGCCCCCGGAGAGCAGGTGCAGCCCGGTGACGACCATGGTCTTCCCGGCACCCGTCTCACCGGTGACGACGGTGAAGCCCGCGTGCAGTTCCAGCAGGGCGTCCTCGATGACTCCGAGGCCCTGGATGCGCATCTCGGCCAGCACGCCGCCTACGGTAGCGGCCCCCACCGACACTCTGCGCGCGCGGCACCCCGGCGAGTCGCCGATATGTTCGAATTCGAGTCGAACCAGGGGCGCGAAGCGCCTCCTTTGCGGAGCTACTCGCAGGGGCGGGCGTGCCGTTCCCGCCAGCTTTTCACCGGCAGCGAGAACTTCTGCACCAGCCGGTCGGTGAACGGCCCGTCCCACAGCCGGACCAGCCGCACCGGCGTCTTGCCGCACGTCACGCGCACACGAGCGCCCGGCGGCAGGTCGATGAGCCGGCCCCCGTCGCAGGTCAGGACGGCCGGCGAGCCGTCCGGGTCGATCCCGACGGTGATCACCGAGTCGCGTGAGACGACCAGCGGCCGCGAGAACATCGCGTGCGCGTTGCTCGGCACCACCAGCAGCGCCTGGACGTCCGGCCAGATGATCGGGCCGCCGGCCGAGAACGCGTACGCCGTCGAACCGGTGGGTGTGGCGCACAACACACCGTCGCAGCCGAACGCCGAAACCGGGCGGCCGTCGACCTCGATCAGCGCGTCGAGGACCCGCTCGCGCGTGCTCTTCTCGACGCTGGCCTCGTTGAGCGCCCAGGTGTGGGCCAGCTCGGTGCCGCCGTCGGTGACCGTGACGTCGATCGTCATCCGGTCCTCGACCTGGTAGTCGCCGTCGACGACGCGCTGCACGGTGTCGGCGAGCGCGTCGGAGTCGGCCTCGGCGAGGAAGCCGACGCGCCCGAGGTTCACGCCCAGCACCGGCACGCCGGCCGGGCGGGCCAGCTCGGCCGCGCGCAGCAGCGTCCCGTCGCCGCCGAGGACGAAGACGAGCTCGACGCCGTCGGCGGGGTTTTCGTCCGGGTCGACGACGGTGCACTTCGACCCGACACCGTGCCGGTCCGGGTCGATGAGCGCGCGGACGTCGTCCTCGATCACGCGGATCCGGATGCCGGCCTTGGCGAAGCGCGCCGACACCTCGCGCGCGGCCTCCCCCGTCGCGTCGCGATCCGGGTGCACCATGAGGAGCACTTCACGTTCGGTGGTCATGCGGGCCCTTCCTCGACGGCGGTTCGGACGAGCCGCTCGGCCTCAGACCTGTCTACCGCGTCCACAGTGGACTCGGCCACGTGTTCTTTCCGCAGCCACACGAAGTACTCGACGTTCCCGGACGGCCCCGGCAGCGGGCTCGCGGTGACCCCGCGCAGCGCGAGCCCGAGTTTCGCGGCCTCGTCGATGACCCCGAGCACCGATTCGGCACGCAGCCCGGGATCGCGGACCACGCCGCCGCTGCCGAGCCGGTCCTTGCCCACCTCGAACTGCGGTTTCACCATCGGCACCAGGTCGGCGCCTTCGCGCGCGCAGGCGGCGAGCGCGGGCAGCACGAGCTTGAGGGAGATGAACGAGAGGTCCCCGACGACGAGGTCGACCTGCCCGCCGAGGTCTTCGGGCGTGAGGTTGCGGACGTTGGTGCGGTCCATGACCACGACGCGTTCGTCGGTGCGGATCCGCCAGTCGAGGAGGCCGCGGCCGACGTCGGCGGCGATCACGGCCGCGGCGCCGTTGCGCAGCAGGACGTCGGTGAAGCCGCCGGTGGACGCGCCGGCGTCGAGGCAGCGCTTGCCCTCGACGCTCAGGTCCGTGAACGCTTCCAGCGCGCCGAGGAGCTTGTGGGCGCCGCGCGAGGCCCAGCCGGGGTCGTCTTCGTCTTTGACGACGATCGGCGCGTCGGACTCGACGCCGGTGGCGGGCTTGGTGGCCACCATGCCGCGCACGGTGACCTTGCCGCCGGTGATCAGGGCCGAAGCCTGCTCGCGCGACCGGGCGAGGCCGCGCCGAACCAGTTCCGCGTCGAGGCGCGCCCGCTTGGGCACCGTGGTCAGACCTTGTCGATGCTGGACAGGGCGACCGTCAGCTCGGTGTGCACGGCGTCGAAGCGCTCGACGTGCTCCGCGAGCGGCAGCGCGTCCAGGTCGTCCAGGCCGGCGACGGCTTCCTCGATACCGGCCCGCGGGTCGGTCTGCTGGGAGAACGAACCGGGCGGCGGGCCCGGGACGGGGTACGGATGATCCTGCACAGTACGAAGGTATCAGTCAGGCGAGGCCGAGCCGTGCCTTGGCGGCGTCGCCGAGCTCGGTGACGCCGGTCTCCCAGGCCGTGTGGCACAGCGCGCGCAGCAGGTCGAGGTCGTCGCCGTCGCCGGTCACGGCCAGGACGTCGTCGCGCACTTCGACGGTCCAGCCGGGGCGAGGGCCGATCTTGAGGTCCTCGGCGCTGCAGGTGAGTGCGGTGAGGTCTTCGGCGACGTAGGTGCCGCGCTCGGCGGGCGCCGCCTCGATCAGCTGTTTCGGCGTCGCGACACCCGACAGGACGACGAGGGAGTCGATGCCCGCGGCGACCGCGCCGGCGATGTCGGTGTCCAGCCGGTCGCCGACGACCAGCGGCCGCTCCGCACGCGCCGAGCGCGCGGCGGTCTCGAACAGCAGCGGCTCCGGCTTCCCGGCGACCACGGGTACGGCGTCGGTGGCGGTCCGCAGCGCGGCGACCATGGAGCCGTTGCCGGGCAGCAGGCCGCGCTCGCTGGGGAGGGTGGCGTCGACATTGCAGGCCACCCAGAGCGCGCCGGCGCGGATGGCCAGGCAGGCTTCGGCCAGCGCGGCCCACGTGTTGTCGGGCGAGTGGCCCTGGACGACGGCCTGGACGCCCGGCGCGTTTTCCCGCACCGGCTTGAGCCCCGCCTCGCGGACCTCGGCGGCGAGCGACTCGGTGCCGACGACGAGCACTTCGGCGCCCGGCGCGAGCCGGTCCTTCAGCACCTGCACACCGGCCTGGGCGCTGGTGTGCACCTCACCGGCGTCGGCGGGCAGGCCGAGGCCGGTGAGGTGGTCGACGACCTCGGCCGGGGCCTTGGACGCGTTGTTCGTGACGAACCGGACGGGTGTGCCGTGCTCGCGCGCGGCCCGGACCGCCTCCGGGGCTCCCGGGATGACCCGGGAGCCGTGGTAGACGGTGCCGTCGAGGTCGAACAGGACGGCGTCGTAGGCCGCGAGCAGGGCGTCACTCATCGTTCTGCTGCTCGCCCCGCTGCCGGCCCGCGAGTTCGGCGGCACGTTCGGCCGCGTCGGTCTCGTCGTTCTCGTCGGCCTCGGCCGAGTTGAGGAACCACTGGACGGCTTCGTCCGCGCGCCCGGCAGCCGCGAGGTTGTCGGCGTAGGCGTAGAACAGGCGGGCGCTCCACGGGTCACGCTTCTCGGGCTTGAGGTCGTCGCTCTGCAGCGAGACGACGGCGGCGTCGAGCTGCCCGAGGTCCCGCCGCGCCCCGGCCGCGACGATGGCCAGCTCGACCTGGGTGGCCTTGCTGAGCTTCGCGGTGTCGGCCTCCTTGGCGAGGTCGAGCGCGCGTTCGGGCCGGCCGAGGGCGCGTTCGGCGTCGGCGATGATGGCGATGTGGTCGTCGCTGCGGGTCATCCGCCGGACGGCCCGCAGTTCGGAGAGGGCCTCGGACCAGTTGCCGGCGTGGTAGGCGACCAGGCCGAGCGCCTCCCGCACGATCGGCACGCGCGAGGCCTTGGCCTTGGCGTACTTGGCGTGCTCGAGAGCGGCCTCGGGATCGGTGTCCATGAGCCCACCGGCGGCGACGAGGTGCTTCCCGACGGTCTCGGCGAGCCCCTTGGGCAGGGTCCTCAGCTCGCGGCGGGCCTCCTCGTCGAGGTCGGAGAACTCGATGTCCTCGGGCAGCTCGGGGGCTTCGAGCAGTTCCTTGGCGAGGGCCTCGTCATCGAGCGGAGCGGAGACCTTGGGCCGCGGCTCCCGGCGCGGCCGCTCCTCGCGGCGCTGGTCGTCGCGCCGGTCGGGGCGGTTGCCGGAGTCGCGGAAACCGCCCCCGGTGCGCTCGCCGCGGTTGTCGGTGCTGCGGTTGCCGGTCTTGCGGTCGTCGGTCTTGCGGTCGTCGCGCTGGTAGCCGGCGCGGTTATCGCTGCCGCGGTCGTCGCGCTGGTAGCCGCCACTGCGGGCACCTCGGTCGTCGTCGCGGCGCTGGTAGGAGCCGCGATCACGCGAGTCGCTGCCCGAGCGGAAACCACCCGGACGGCCGCCACGGTCATCATCGCGCCGCTGGTAACCCCCGCGATCGCCGCGCGAATCATCGCGGCGGGCGCCGCCCTGCCCACGCTCATCGGAGCGGAAACCACCGGGGCGACTGTCGTCATCACGGCGGTCGTTGCCTCGGCCACGCTCGTCCGAGCGGAAGCCACCCGGGCGACGGTCACCACTGCGGCCACGGTCATCCGAGCGGAAACCACCGGGACGGCGATCATCGCCACCCCGCCCACGCTCATCGGAACGGAAACCACCGGGGCGGCGATCATCGCCACTACGGCCACGGTCGTCCGAGCGGAAGCCACCCGGGCGACGGTCACCACTACGGCCACGGTCATCCGAGCGGAAACCACCGGAGCGGCGATCATCGCCACCCCGCCCACGGTCATCGGAACGGAAGCCGCCCGAGCGGCGATCATCGCCACTTCGACCGCGATCGTCCGAACGGAAACCGCCCGGGCGGGCGCCGCGGTCGTTGCCACGGCGGTCGTCCGGCCGGAAGCCGCCTGAGCGGCGGTCGTCGTCGCGGCGGCCGTAGCCGCCGGCTTCGCGGCGCTGGTAGTCGTCGCGGGAACCACCCGAACGGGGGCCTCGGTCGTCGTCGCGGCGGGTC
Proteins encoded in this region:
- a CDS encoding copper transporter, which produces MISLRYHVVSIAACFLALAVGVVLGSTALNGTLLSGLAGEKKDLGNQVADLEAQRNALNARLADADAFAGSMGPKVVAGALDKRSVVLVTTEDARPADRDALKQLIGQAGASVTGEVQLTAAFADPGKADQLRDVVTRLQPAGSKFPTAGDSGTLAGALLGSVLLLDKTTAKPQSSGEELAAAIGGLTDGGFVKAGPEVKPAQLAIVLTGAQATGDGAGDRAATIARFATQLDRSGAGTVLAGDAGSAEGTGALGVVRADTSATSILSTVDNVDTSAGRVSTVLALKEQLDGGAGRYGIAGNAQAPAPGVSAPNGN
- a CDS encoding zinc-binding dehydrogenase, translated to MRAVVLREPGPVENLHLTDLPVPEVKPGWVRIAVKAFGLNRSELHTRLGLAEGVTFPRVPGIEAVGVVDAGGGFAPGQQVATMMGGMGRTFDGGYAEYTLVPERQVIPFRSDLPWYVIGQVPETLQTAYGSLTTGLDLQRGQTLLIRGGTSALGFATATLAKDLGATVLATTRQPERLEILRAHGVDHPLLDDGDVAKQVREIVPGGVDAALELVGTPTLPDTLRATRVHGTVCFTGMLSNQWIVKDFLSDRLPSRRGAADRLWW
- a CDS encoding glycosyl hydrolase family 18 protein, with the translated sequence MQRRIALVAAAAAAVVAGALAVAGPAAPGAAAATSGGVRIAYYDQWSIYQNAYYLKNVDAIAGNLDYLLYDFENIDPNNLTCFEATKATTPDPGGESDPNAGDGAEDQFADYQKTFGSDISVDGSADTWNQPIAGNFHQLQELKARHPNLKVLLSIGGWTYSKYFSDAAATDASRKKFVSSCLDMFIKGNIPASGGYGGPGTAAGIFDGIDIDWEYPGSPTGHVGNHYSAADTANYTALLAEFRSELDALGGKHYALSAALPGGQDKIAKLQTDKIGQYLDFGNAMTYDMHGAWDATGPTNFQDPLYPSPNDPSGTIPPGTEKYTIDSVVKDYLHGSSAYGIAGGFPASKLTLGIPFYYRGWTGVPAGPNHGLYQAASGPSAGHPLSGNVPGVAMYKELSGVVDNPADTYWDPVTQSAWFYDGTNFYGGSSAQSIRARTDYIHCTGLGGAMMFSLYDLDPGSTLFHAVVDGLAASTPNCSAPPPTTPTTPTTPTTPTTPTTPTTPTTPPTTTTTPPSIPAWAPNTAYAVGAKVTYNGVTYTCRQAHTSLVGWEPPNVPALWLAS
- a CDS encoding NAD kinase; the protein is MTTEREVLLMVHPDRDATGEAAREVSARFAKAGIRIRVIEDDVRALIDPDRHGVGSKCTVVDPDENPADGVELVFVLGGDGTLLRAAELARPAGVPVLGVNLGRVGFLAEADSDALADTVQRVVDGDYQVEDRMTIDVTVTDGGTELAHTWALNEASVEKSTRERVLDALIEVDGRPVSAFGCDGVLCATPTGSTAYAFSAGGPIIWPDVQALLVVPSNAHAMFSRPLVVSRDSVITVGIDPDGSPAVLTCDGGRLIDLPPGARVRVTCGKTPVRLVRLWDGPFTDRLVQKFSLPVKSWRERHARPCE
- a CDS encoding DUF1266 domain-containing protein, with the protein product MILPPPADVEAQLAAARRDGDLDRYLGLLAGEELFVPIRRLDAHRILDERAETFPNVYFETGGDEFLQVFTRGALPDLGPDVVAMSGALDWAVDGVGRHERVVFNRGTRGEWRLPGATLQPWLDAHHDDVTPLDEQVERLITAPYGHLDGPIAHALACGAHLAVLNAAPWNVLDARRHDYVAEVRGLRDWWGVPDPPAWRATMTELIGDGYALTPGNLVLMLRLRFAAEYGLSGDEFDPLTWAELVGRWCVENDAEDQAAELRDTVRRVSRYEQRFRADGLLDTDGFVTTTLAWDVGRAVNIARWGLAAGYCDDWTAELMVLEAGSLARRYHQSWPDLSAGYVMGRMLQAGDEFGEWYAAAARVHHQLLQDPSSPWLNLGFGSLSEESDA
- a CDS encoding zinc-binding dehydrogenase codes for the protein MRLTAYGGEADDLPASVLQRYLDRIAAGEAGLGPAKVYRMDEIRQAHDDLEHNRTAGKLVVLTGRAEGAAP
- the steA gene encoding putative cytokinetic ring protein SteA, which codes for MKLTGLLTRNQEPLPGITGVARVDRRTRELLRRISPGDIVVLDQLDLDRATADALVEAEVAGVVNASPSISGRFPNLGPEILIGAGIPLVDSVGGELLRTIKDGTKLRLHDGVVYVGERQVASGILQTAESVADQMIEAKAGMSTQLEAFSANTIEFLRRERTLILDGVGVPELKVPIRDRHVLVVAGGNGHAEDLKKLKKYIAEHRPVLIGVDAGADTLRVQGHRPDVIVGDPTGIGTATLRGGGEVVVPAQPDGHAPGVERIQDLGIGAVTFPASGNAEDLALLLADAHGASLVVTVGFQATLREFLDHGRSGSNPSTFLTRLKLGTKLVDGKAVATLHRSRVSIGAVVLLVLAAVVVVAAALLVSDVGSVYLDWLRDTWNSLFAWVKGLFT
- the recN gene encoding DNA repair protein RecN; translated protein: MLAEMRIQGLGVIEDALLELHAGFTVVTGETGAGKTMVVTGLHLLSGGRAEVSKVRTGMLKAFVEGRFTYSGVEGAERIVAESGADVDEDGSVIALRAVAVDGRSRAHLGGRSVPVGVLAELSEQLIAVHGQNDQLRLLRPSEQRAVIDRFAGDAVAKPLRAYQEIRAEWLAVIAELTERSTRSREMAQQADLLKHGLTEIDAVAPEPGEDVELTEQIKRLAAVDELRAAATEAHVAVSGSPDGDPDAPGAMGLVSEALRRLSTSEDAVLRELAPRLEEASVLLSDVGAELGNYVETLDADPALLEKVLARQADLKRLTRKYAADVDGVLAWADDARRRLESMDTSEEALAELALRRDQLAVQLAAHAAEVSAARKDAAASLAAEITRELSGLAMGQAAIEVTVEQRPAEHGDTHALAIDGRAVHAGPDGVDDVELLLRAHDGAPPLPVHKAASGGELSRVMLAIEVVLAHADTVQTLVFDEVDAGVGGRAAVEIGRRLARLARTHQVLVVTHLPQVAAFADQHLVVDKGHSGGVTRSGVKSLSQTERVSELARMLAGLDNETGRAHAEELLATAEKDKAEFEPKRKRAAKKK